In Hahella sp. KA22, one genomic interval encodes:
- the guaB gene encoding IMP dehydrogenase has product MLRIAQEALTFDDVLLIPGYSEVLPKDVSLTTRLTRDITINLPLVSAAMDTVTEARLAIALAQEGGIGIIHKNMTIEQQAAEVRTVKKFESGVVKDPITVSPSNTVSEVRAITMANNISGLPVVDGKDLVGIITGRDIRFENNLNKKVQELMTPKEKLVTVTEGYDMETVKNLLHRHRIEKVLVVNNEFELKGLITLKDIQKAQDYPRASKDEQGRLRVGAAVGTGEGTDERIAALAAAGVDVIVVDTAHGHSRGVLNRVRWVKTHFPEVQVIGGNIATGEAALALVEAGADGVKVGIGPGSICTTRIVAGIGVPQMSAIANVAAALKDSGVPLVADGGIRFSGDIAKAIAAGASSVMVGGLLAGTDESPGEVELYQGRSYKAYRGMGSLGAMAQSQGSSDRYFQDASSGVEKLVPEGIEGRVASKGPLTNVVHQLMGGLRSSMGYTGCATIEEMRTKPQFTRITNAGIHESHVHDVTITKEAPNYRSGG; this is encoded by the coding sequence ATGCTGCGCATAGCTCAAGAAGCGCTAACCTTCGACGACGTTCTCCTCATCCCCGGTTATTCTGAAGTCCTGCCCAAAGACGTCAGCCTGACCACCCGACTTACCCGCGACATCACGATTAACCTCCCCCTTGTCTCCGCCGCCATGGATACCGTAACGGAAGCCCGTTTGGCTATCGCATTGGCGCAGGAAGGCGGTATCGGCATTATTCATAAGAATATGACGATCGAGCAACAAGCGGCGGAAGTGCGTACGGTGAAGAAATTTGAAAGTGGTGTGGTGAAAGACCCCATCACTGTTTCGCCGAGCAACACGGTCAGTGAAGTCCGCGCCATCACCATGGCCAATAACATCTCTGGTCTGCCGGTGGTGGATGGTAAGGATCTGGTGGGCATTATCACCGGTCGCGACATCCGTTTTGAAAACAATCTGAACAAGAAAGTTCAGGAACTGATGACGCCGAAAGAGAAGCTGGTCACCGTCACCGAAGGTTACGACATGGAAACGGTGAAGAACCTGTTGCACCGCCACCGTATCGAAAAAGTGTTGGTGGTGAACAACGAGTTTGAGCTGAAGGGCTTGATCACGCTGAAAGATATTCAGAAGGCGCAGGACTACCCGCGCGCCTCCAAGGATGAGCAGGGGCGTTTGCGCGTCGGCGCTGCGGTCGGCACTGGCGAAGGCACTGATGAGCGTATCGCTGCATTGGCCGCCGCTGGCGTAGACGTCATCGTGGTCGATACTGCCCACGGTCACTCCCGCGGCGTGTTGAATCGCGTGCGCTGGGTGAAGACTCATTTCCCTGAAGTACAGGTTATCGGCGGCAACATCGCCACGGGCGAAGCGGCTCTGGCGCTGGTGGAAGCCGGCGCAGACGGCGTCAAAGTAGGTATCGGCCCCGGTTCTATCTGTACTACGCGTATCGTCGCAGGTATCGGCGTACCGCAAATGTCAGCGATTGCGAATGTGGCGGCGGCGCTGAAAGACAGCGGTGTTCCTTTGGTCGCTGACGGCGGCATCCGTTTCTCCGGTGATATCGCCAAGGCGATCGCCGCTGGCGCCTCCAGTGTCATGGTGGGCGGTCTGTTGGCGGGTACGGATGAATCGCCAGGTGAAGTGGAGCTGTATCAGGGGCGTAGCTACAAAGCCTATCGCGGCATGGGGTCTCTGGGCGCTATGGCGCAAAGCCAGGGTTCCAGTGACCGTTACTTCCAGGACGCCAGTTCCGGTGTTGAGAAACTGGTGCCGGAAGGTATTGAAGGGCGCGTCGCCAGCAAAGGCCCACTGACTAATGTGGTGCATCAGCTGATGGGCGGTCTGCGTTCCTCCATGGGCTACACCGGCTGCGCAACCATTGAAGAAATGCGCACCAAGCCCCAGTTCACCCGCATTACTAACGCCGGCATCCATGAGAGCCACGTCCACGACGTGACGATCACCAAGGAAGCGCCGAACTACCGTTCTGGCGGATAG
- the guaA gene encoding glutamine-hydrolyzing GMP synthase, producing MSENIHSHRILILDFGSQYTQLIARRVREIGVYCEIYPFDMSEADIREFNPKGVILAGGPESVTEMGSPRAPECLFGMDLPLLGICYGMQTMAEQMGGKVAGSNVREFGYAQVKIERSEDGLFENIKDHVADDGKPLLDVWMSHGDKVVTLPESFVISASTPSAPIAAMQHESKPWFGVQFHPEVTHTLQGRRMLERFLVNICGCKQLWTPGRIIEDAITQIRNQVGQDKVLLGLSGGVDSSVVAALLHRAIGDQLTCVFVDNGLLRLHEGDQVMDMFAKNMGIKVVRANAQEQFLSKLAGENDPERKRKIIGHTFIEVFDEEAAKIKDVKWLAQGTIYPDVIESAAAKTGKAHVIKSHHNVGGLPEDMEMQLVEPLRELFKDEVRKIGLELGLPYDMVYRHPFPGPGLGVRILGEVKKEYADILREADAIFIEELHHAELYHKVSQAFAVFLPVKSVGVVGDARRYEYVIALRAVETIDFMTARWAHLPYELLEKISNRIINEISGVSRVVYDVSSKPPATIEWE from the coding sequence ATGTCCGAAAATATTCATTCCCATCGTATTCTGATCCTGGATTTCGGTTCTCAATACACGCAGTTGATTGCTCGCCGGGTTCGCGAAATCGGCGTTTACTGCGAAATTTACCCCTTCGATATGAGCGAAGCGGATATTCGCGAGTTCAATCCTAAAGGCGTGATTCTGGCCGGCGGCCCCGAGTCTGTGACGGAAATGGGGTCTCCGCGTGCGCCTGAGTGCCTGTTTGGTATGGATCTGCCTCTGTTGGGTATTTGCTATGGCATGCAGACCATGGCGGAGCAGATGGGTGGCAAGGTTGCAGGCTCGAATGTGCGGGAGTTCGGCTATGCGCAGGTGAAGATCGAGCGCTCCGAAGACGGTTTATTTGAAAATATCAAAGATCATGTGGCTGACGACGGCAAGCCTCTGCTGGATGTCTGGATGAGCCATGGCGATAAAGTCGTGACTTTGCCGGAAAGCTTTGTAATCAGCGCTTCCACGCCCAGCGCGCCTATCGCCGCCATGCAGCATGAAAGCAAGCCCTGGTTTGGCGTGCAGTTCCACCCGGAAGTGACCCACACTCTACAGGGGCGCCGCATGCTGGAGCGCTTCCTGGTGAATATCTGCGGATGTAAGCAACTGTGGACGCCTGGACGCATTATTGAAGACGCCATCACGCAGATTCGTAACCAAGTTGGGCAGGACAAAGTGTTGCTGGGCCTGTCCGGCGGCGTGGATTCCTCTGTGGTTGCTGCGCTGCTGCACCGCGCCATTGGCGACCAGCTGACCTGCGTGTTCGTGGACAATGGCCTTTTGCGTCTGCACGAAGGCGATCAGGTCATGGACATGTTCGCCAAGAACATGGGCATCAAAGTTGTGCGCGCCAATGCGCAGGAGCAGTTTCTGAGCAAGCTGGCTGGCGAAAACGATCCAGAGCGCAAGCGCAAGATCATCGGCCATACCTTCATTGAAGTGTTTGATGAAGAAGCCGCCAAGATTAAAGACGTGAAGTGGCTGGCGCAGGGCACTATTTATCCAGATGTCATCGAGTCCGCCGCCGCGAAAACCGGTAAAGCCCATGTCATAAAATCCCACCACAATGTTGGCGGATTGCCGGAAGACATGGAGATGCAACTGGTTGAGCCTTTACGTGAGCTGTTCAAGGACGAAGTCCGTAAGATCGGTCTGGAGCTGGGCCTTCCTTACGATATGGTATATCGCCACCCCTTCCCGGGACCGGGTCTGGGCGTGCGTATCCTTGGCGAAGTGAAGAAAGAATATGCGGATATTCTGCGCGAAGCGGACGCGATCTTCATCGAAGAGCTGCATCACGCGGAGCTGTATCACAAGGTGTCGCAGGCGTTTGCAGTATTCCTGCCGGTTAAGTCGGTCGGCGTAGTCGGCGACGCTCGTCGTTATGAATACGTCATTGCGCTGAGAGCGGTGGAGACCATCGATTTTATGACGGCTCGCTGGGCGCATCTGCCTTATGAACTATTGGAAAAGATCTCCAATCGTATTATTAATGAGATTTCCGGCGTGTCACGGGTGGTTTACGACGTTTCGTCCAAACCGCCTGCTACTATTGAGTGGGAATAA
- the tadA gene encoding tRNA adenosine(34) deaminase TadA translates to MQDGFDSFPGKPDEDEYWMRRALGLAAQALAYDEVPVGAILVRDGQVLGEGWNQPIRSHDPTAHAEISAIRKASAVAGNYRLPGSTLYVTLEPCVMCLGALVHARVSRLVFGAYEPKAGAVCSSSRLLDEHNFNWKLEWTGGVLEQPCSQLLSGFFQRRRSEAKDERRKQQPSS, encoded by the coding sequence ATGCAGGACGGTTTTGATTCGTTTCCCGGGAAACCGGATGAAGACGAATACTGGATGCGGCGGGCGCTTGGCCTGGCTGCGCAAGCGCTGGCTTATGATGAGGTGCCGGTGGGCGCTATTCTGGTGCGGGACGGTCAGGTGCTGGGGGAAGGGTGGAATCAGCCTATCCGCAGTCACGACCCCACCGCGCACGCGGAAATCAGTGCGATTCGTAAAGCCTCCGCGGTAGCGGGGAATTACCGGTTGCCGGGCTCCACGTTGTATGTGACGCTGGAGCCTTGCGTCATGTGTCTTGGCGCGCTGGTGCATGCGCGCGTGTCCAGACTGGTGTTCGGCGCCTATGAACCCAAAGCTGGCGCTGTATGCAGTAGCAGCCGCCTGCTTGATGAACATAACTTTAATTGGAAACTGGAATGGACCGGCGGCGTGCTGGAACAACCTTGTTCGCAACTTCTCAGCGGTTTTTTTCAGCGTCGGCGTTCCGAAGCCAAAGACGAGCGACGGAAGCAACAGCCATCATCTTAA
- the galE gene encoding UDP-glucose 4-epimerase GalE, with protein MKVLVTGGAGYIGSHVVRQLGEAGHDIVVYDNLSTGHPWAVTYGELVRADLADTEALDAVFEKGQFEAVLHFAANIVVPESVENPLKYYSNNTRNTLNLLGAIQKHKVPYMVFSSTAAVYGMPENTMITEETPLMPINPYGASKMMSERMIQDLAFATDLHYTILRYFNVAGADLESRIGQATPEATHLIKVACECVQGVRAGMKVFGTDYDTRDGTCIRDYIHVDDLAKAHVMALDHMKAGGGSNIFNCGYGRGFTVKEVIDVVKAESGKDFPVEEVDRRAGDPDALVAMNDKIKSVLGWKPDHDDLNVIVKSALNWEAVWQNKQKEI; from the coding sequence ATGAAAGTATTAGTTACAGGCGGCGCCGGCTATATCGGCAGTCACGTAGTGCGTCAATTGGGCGAAGCCGGGCATGACATCGTAGTGTATGACAACCTGTCCACCGGCCACCCCTGGGCGGTCACTTACGGTGAACTGGTGCGGGCGGACCTGGCGGACACGGAAGCACTGGACGCCGTGTTTGAGAAAGGTCAGTTTGAGGCGGTGCTGCACTTCGCCGCCAACATTGTGGTGCCTGAGTCGGTAGAGAATCCGCTTAAATACTACAGCAACAATACCCGTAATACGCTCAATCTGTTGGGCGCTATCCAGAAGCACAAGGTTCCCTACATGGTATTCTCCTCCACGGCGGCGGTTTATGGCATGCCGGAGAACACGATGATCACTGAAGAAACGCCTTTAATGCCAATTAATCCATACGGCGCTTCCAAGATGATGAGTGAACGCATGATTCAGGATCTGGCGTTCGCGACGGATCTCCATTACACCATTTTGCGCTACTTCAATGTGGCGGGCGCTGATCTGGAGAGCCGCATCGGCCAGGCGACGCCGGAAGCGACGCACTTGATCAAAGTGGCCTGTGAGTGCGTGCAGGGCGTGCGCGCAGGTATGAAAGTGTTCGGCACTGACTATGATACCCGCGACGGCACCTGTATCCGCGATTACATCCACGTTGATGACTTGGCCAAAGCCCACGTTATGGCGCTGGATCATATGAAGGCGGGCGGCGGCTCCAATATTTTCAACTGCGGCTACGGACGCGGCTTCACCGTGAAAGAAGTGATCGATGTCGTGAAGGCGGAGTCCGGCAAAGACTTCCCTGTTGAGGAAGTTGACCGTCGCGCTGGCGACCCTGACGCGCTGGTGGCGATGAACGATAAAATCAAATCTGTCCTGGGCTGGAAGCCCGATCATGATGATCTTAATGTCATCGTTAAGTCCGCTTTGAATTGGGAAGCGGTCTGGCAAAACAAACAGAAAGAGATCTGA
- a CDS encoding UDP-glucose/GDP-mannose dehydrogenase family protein → MKIAIFGTGYVGLVTGACLADVGHQVLCVDVDEKKIQNLKNGLIPIYEPGLEPIVKLNVEAGRLSFTTNAEEAVAFGDLQFIAVGTPPDEDGSADLQYVLTVARTIGRHMQDYKVVVDKSTVPVGTGDKVGAVIGDELARRGVALEFDVVSNPEFLKEGDAVGDFMKPDRIVVGAQSERAVSLMREAYEPFNRNHDRMVVMDVRSAELTKYAANAMLATKISFMNEIANLAELLGADIEQVRKGIGSDPRIGYHFIYPGCGYGGSCFPKDVKALVRTAKDVAYDAKLLSSVESVNDSQKHVLFRKLSEHFNGKLAGRTFALWGLAFKPNTDDMREASSRVLMESLWAAGAKVQAFDPKAMEETQRIYADKDELMLCGTKEQALKGADALIICTEWKEFRSPDFGYIVSALKEPVIFDGRNLYDPDRVQRKGVQYYGIGRGLSIGKGAEA, encoded by the coding sequence ATGAAAATAGCCATCTTCGGCACCGGATACGTAGGTTTGGTGACGGGCGCCTGTCTGGCGGACGTCGGGCATCAAGTGCTCTGCGTCGACGTGGACGAAAAGAAAATCCAGAACCTGAAAAACGGTTTGATTCCAATCTATGAGCCAGGGCTTGAGCCCATTGTGAAGCTGAATGTGGAGGCGGGCCGCCTGTCATTCACGACCAATGCTGAAGAAGCCGTGGCGTTTGGCGACCTGCAGTTTATCGCTGTGGGTACGCCGCCGGACGAAGATGGTTCTGCGGATCTGCAATATGTTTTGACCGTGGCGCGTACAATCGGGCGTCACATGCAGGACTATAAAGTGGTCGTGGATAAATCAACGGTGCCGGTTGGTACTGGCGATAAGGTTGGCGCGGTTATCGGCGACGAGCTGGCGAGACGAGGCGTTGCGCTGGAGTTTGACGTCGTCTCCAACCCTGAGTTTTTGAAGGAAGGCGATGCGGTGGGCGACTTTATGAAGCCGGACCGCATTGTCGTGGGTGCGCAAAGTGAGCGCGCCGTCAGTCTGATGCGAGAGGCTTACGAGCCGTTCAACCGTAATCACGACCGTATGGTGGTGATGGATGTGCGTTCGGCGGAGCTGACCAAGTACGCCGCCAACGCCATGTTGGCCACCAAGATCAGCTTTATGAATGAAATCGCCAACCTGGCGGAACTGCTCGGCGCGGATATTGAACAGGTGCGTAAAGGCATTGGCTCTGATCCTCGTATCGGGTATCACTTCATTTATCCTGGTTGCGGTTATGGCGGCTCTTGCTTCCCGAAAGACGTCAAGGCGCTTGTACGCACGGCTAAAGATGTGGCTTACGATGCGAAGTTGCTGTCTTCGGTGGAGTCTGTGAACGACTCCCAGAAGCACGTGCTGTTCCGTAAACTCAGTGAACATTTCAATGGCAAGCTGGCGGGGCGCACTTTTGCGCTGTGGGGACTGGCGTTCAAGCCGAATACGGATGACATGCGGGAAGCGTCAAGTCGTGTTCTGATGGAGTCGTTGTGGGCCGCCGGCGCCAAGGTGCAGGCGTTTGACCCGAAAGCGATGGAGGAAACCCAGCGCATATACGCCGACAAAGACGAATTGATGTTGTGCGGCACCAAAGAGCAGGCGCTGAAAGGCGCGGACGCGCTGATTATCTGTACAGAGTGGAAGGAGTTCCGTTCCCCGGACTTCGGCTATATCGTCAGCGCTCTGAAAGAGCCGGTGATTTTCGACGGCCGCAACCTGTATGACCCTGATCGCGTGCAGCGTAAAGGCGTACAGTATTACGGCATTGGTCGTGGGCTAAGTATCGGCAAGGGTGCGGAAGCCTGA
- a CDS encoding HIT domain-containing protein — protein sequence MSFELHAQLAKDTIVIGDLPLCRLLLMNDAQYPWCILVPRVEGAREAYELDPEAQGQLMRESAIVGKTLMTLFDGHKLNVAALGNMVPQLHLHHIVRFPTDAAWPKPVWGVSPAQPYSEQDAQALKQKIHAALSPLIAITG from the coding sequence GTGAGTTTTGAGCTGCATGCGCAGTTGGCGAAAGACACGATAGTGATCGGCGATTTGCCTCTGTGCCGCCTGTTGCTGATGAATGACGCCCAGTACCCCTGGTGCATTCTGGTTCCAAGGGTGGAAGGCGCTCGCGAAGCTTATGAGCTGGACCCCGAGGCCCAGGGGCAGTTGATGCGCGAGTCGGCGATAGTCGGCAAGACGCTGATGACGCTGTTTGATGGACATAAGTTGAATGTGGCGGCTCTGGGCAACATGGTGCCGCAGCTGCATCTTCATCATATCGTTCGCTTTCCTACGGACGCAGCCTGGCCGAAGCCGGTTTGGGGCGTGAGTCCGGCGCAGCCCTATTCAGAGCAGGATGCGCAGGCGCTCAAACAGAAGATTCACGCGGCGCTTAGTCCGCTGATCGCTATCACTGGTTGA
- the fabR gene encoding HTH-type transcriptional repressor FabR — translation MTTRAQQKERTRQALMNAALQQLGPDRNFASLSLREVAREAGIAPTSFYRHFNDLEELGLALVDEAGITLRRLMRQARKRVAKKGGLVETSIDTFFEYLNSNANLFRLLLREKSGVSLRFRTAIKAETDHFITELTADLGRFGENGGAPLRDPKAVADALVVLVFNCGSEGLDADAAERKQLKLKLSTQLRMVLRGGLVQEKKPAPPR, via the coding sequence TTGACCACGAGAGCCCAACAGAAAGAGCGCACCCGTCAGGCGCTAATGAACGCCGCCCTGCAACAACTCGGTCCAGACCGCAACTTCGCCAGCCTCAGCCTGAGAGAAGTCGCGCGGGAAGCCGGCATCGCCCCCACCTCTTTTTATCGCCATTTCAATGACCTGGAAGAGCTCGGCCTGGCTCTCGTGGACGAAGCGGGCATCACCTTGCGCCGACTAATGCGGCAGGCGCGTAAAAGAGTCGCCAAGAAAGGGGGACTGGTTGAAACCTCCATCGATACTTTTTTCGAGTATCTGAACTCCAACGCCAACCTGTTTCGCTTACTGCTAAGGGAGAAAAGCGGCGTCTCATTGCGCTTTCGCACAGCCATCAAAGCGGAAACTGACCATTTCATTACTGAGCTGACGGCGGACCTGGGTCGATTCGGAGAAAATGGCGGCGCGCCATTACGGGACCCCAAAGCGGTCGCCGATGCGCTGGTGGTGCTGGTATTTAACTGCGGCTCAGAGGGCCTGGACGCCGACGCGGCGGAAAGAAAACAACTGAAACTAAAATTGTCCACTCAGCTACGCATGGTGTTGAGAGGCGGACTTGTGCAAGAAAAGAAGCCTGCGCCGCCGAGATAA
- a CDS encoding HD-GYP domain-containing protein — MAQPSPLPYFHATTLRPDILSDLRESFEKNLVELEAAPNDATLIARLCANYEAIAQEIKFAEIELGSLMQGIYTIMAGIADKQLNFRPEISDLLLLAMERIQVCAVAIDNGSFENIQMVENARISDLLCQLPKTVANGRNEAMQELLALLAPEVSAQTAGRNANDVYSELLALWRKYDVHTNADLLFFLSLATPAEARSRFWLGKNRRVLLLALAMNRHAREPVDPAQLSAAALVHDIGMSFLPLDILHKSSSLSKSEDHSIHKHTSVGSALLINMPEWQESRRIIDQHHEHVSGKGYPIGLRDREICEGAKIIAIADAFEAISHPRIYSSRYKRPFIRAVLEINSRSGSQFSQKWVDVFNAVIRPLKYELY; from the coding sequence ATGGCCCAACCATCCCCTCTCCCCTATTTCCATGCAACCACTCTCAGGCCAGACATACTGTCGGACTTGCGTGAAAGTTTCGAAAAAAATCTGGTAGAGCTGGAAGCCGCGCCCAACGACGCCACACTGATCGCCCGTCTCTGTGCAAACTATGAAGCCATCGCACAGGAAATAAAGTTCGCGGAGATCGAACTGGGGTCATTGATGCAGGGCATTTACACCATCATGGCCGGAATTGCTGACAAGCAATTGAACTTCCGTCCGGAAATCAGTGATTTGCTGCTACTGGCAATGGAGCGCATTCAGGTTTGCGCCGTCGCCATCGATAACGGCAGCTTCGAAAATATTCAAATGGTGGAGAACGCCAGGATCAGCGACCTGCTCTGCCAGCTTCCCAAGACAGTCGCGAACGGCCGCAACGAGGCCATGCAGGAGCTTTTGGCGCTGCTCGCCCCGGAGGTCAGCGCGCAAACGGCGGGACGCAACGCGAATGACGTTTATTCCGAGCTGCTGGCGCTATGGCGCAAGTACGATGTCCATACCAACGCCGACCTGCTGTTTTTTCTCAGCCTCGCGACGCCGGCTGAAGCACGGTCACGTTTTTGGCTGGGTAAAAACCGGCGTGTGCTCTTACTTGCCCTGGCGATGAATCGGCACGCGCGCGAGCCGGTCGATCCAGCCCAGCTTAGCGCCGCCGCGCTGGTGCATGATATCGGCATGTCCTTTCTTCCCCTCGATATCCTGCATAAGAGCAGCAGTCTTTCCAAGTCAGAAGATCACAGCATTCACAAGCACACCAGCGTAGGCAGCGCCTTGCTGATCAATATGCCGGAGTGGCAGGAATCCCGTCGCATTATTGATCAGCACCATGAGCATGTCAGCGGCAAGGGCTACCCTATTGGGCTGCGGGATCGCGAGATTTGCGAAGGAGCCAAGATCATCGCCATTGCGGACGCGTTTGAAGCGATTTCTCACCCACGCATCTACTCCAGCCGCTATAAACGTCCCTTTATCAGGGCTGTGCTGGAAATCAACAGCCGCTCTGGCAGCCAGTTCTCACAAAAGTGGGTCGATGTGTTCAACGCCGTCATCCGACCATTGAAATACGAGTTATACTAG
- a CDS encoding PA2169 family four-helix-bundle protein → MTNSETNSLRDLVKVLNDGIDFYTEAKDKVKSNAVRLVFERMSAIREGAVGRLQPYIVFEKGEKETGHTLGGILREHYAKILAAIKDNSEHVYIEQLEEVEDKTLEKVRDAIEEVKAPGVQATLQDIYPTLKRCHDEMSRLQRATA, encoded by the coding sequence ATGACTAATTCAGAAACAAACAGCTTGAGAGATCTGGTAAAGGTGCTTAACGATGGCATCGACTTCTATACCGAAGCCAAAGACAAGGTGAAGAGCAATGCAGTGCGTTTGGTGTTCGAACGCATGTCAGCCATTCGCGAAGGCGCAGTAGGCCGGCTGCAGCCCTATATTGTCTTCGAAAAAGGCGAAAAAGAGACCGGACACACTCTCGGCGGCATTCTGCGTGAGCACTACGCCAAAATCCTGGCCGCCATCAAGGATAATTCAGAGCATGTGTATATCGAGCAGCTGGAGGAAGTCGAAGACAAGACTCTGGAAAAAGTCCGCGACGCCATCGAGGAAGTGAAGGCCCCCGGCGTTCAAGCCACTCTGCAGGATATCTATCCCACTTTGAAGCGCTGTCACGACGAGATGAGCCGCCTGCAGCGCGCGACTGCGTAA
- a CDS encoding response regulator yields MTENQTNFPTPIKLLLVEDDEDDYIIAKDLLEQIAPSQFELDWASNAEIARAALARDEHHVCLMDYRLGPDDGLMLLREAPKLGFHGPIIMLTGQDDSRLDADALRGGAVDYLVKSDLNSAHLARSIRYALARREMETERLERLKAEAENRSKSEFLAHLSHELRTPLTAILGYTELLIAQDNAPDNLSYLQIVQRNGQHLLSLLNDILDISKIEAGKLEMEFVRVNLQAFLADLYSLMAVSAQDKNLQLSFIADSPLPENIETDPIRLRQILLNLIGNAIKFTEQGEVTVRVQMVKEEEQEKVQFKVLDTGPGISLPDQKRLFQPFTQVYANSMRRGEGAGLGLAISRQLAHRLGGDIRLSSRPGEGSDFTAIVKPGPLEGVKRIQPDLEAGDAMEPHATRTHQVQGHLLVADDLPDIRRLIGHLVESAGAQVSYAQNGAEAVRIVSEAAQSDNPIDLVIMDMHMPVLDGHSATRELRRRGHETPVLALTAATMRGERERCLASGCTDHLSKPVNVNQLFTLIERHLPSTQTRSPSLLLVEDNADASAATAALLEHLGWRVHCAANGAEALEMAERIRPSAVVLDLNLPDTDGYSLARKIRDQGLADARLIALSGYAEDKRRSSEAGFQHHLMKPVSLGELTAVLPAKSSL; encoded by the coding sequence ATGACGGAGAACCAGACCAACTTCCCCACACCCATCAAATTGTTACTGGTGGAGGACGACGAAGATGACTATATCATCGCCAAAGATCTCCTGGAGCAGATAGCGCCCTCGCAATTCGAGCTGGATTGGGCCAGCAACGCGGAAATAGCCCGCGCCGCCCTGGCCAGAGACGAACATCATGTCTGTCTTATGGACTATCGCTTAGGCCCGGATGACGGCCTGATGCTATTACGGGAGGCTCCCAAGCTGGGCTTTCACGGCCCGATAATCATGCTGACCGGCCAGGATGACAGCCGCCTTGACGCCGACGCGCTTCGTGGAGGCGCCGTCGATTATCTGGTGAAATCCGATCTCAACTCCGCCCATTTGGCCAGATCCATCCGTTATGCGCTGGCGCGCCGAGAGATGGAAACGGAGAGGCTGGAAAGACTGAAAGCGGAAGCGGAAAACCGTTCCAAAAGTGAGTTCCTGGCCCATCTCAGTCATGAGTTGCGCACGCCATTGACAGCCATTCTGGGTTATACCGAGCTGCTCATCGCGCAGGACAATGCGCCCGACAACCTGTCCTACCTGCAGATCGTCCAACGTAATGGGCAGCATTTATTAAGCCTGCTCAACGACATTCTGGACATCTCCAAGATCGAGGCAGGCAAGCTCGAAATGGAGTTTGTGCGCGTCAACCTGCAGGCATTTCTGGCCGACCTTTACTCTCTCATGGCGGTGTCCGCACAGGATAAAAACCTGCAACTGAGCTTTATCGCCGACTCGCCACTGCCGGAAAATATTGAAACTGACCCTATTCGTCTGCGACAGATATTGCTGAACCTGATCGGCAACGCCATCAAGTTCACCGAACAAGGGGAAGTCACCGTACGCGTACAGATGGTCAAGGAAGAGGAGCAGGAGAAAGTCCAGTTCAAAGTGCTGGATACCGGCCCCGGCATCAGCCTTCCGGACCAAAAGCGCCTCTTTCAGCCGTTCACCCAGGTTTACGCCAACAGCATGCGTCGTGGCGAAGGCGCGGGACTGGGACTGGCCATCAGCCGTCAGCTGGCGCACCGACTGGGCGGCGACATCCGCTTGAGCAGCAGACCTGGAGAAGGCAGTGATTTCACCGCTATCGTCAAACCCGGCCCGCTGGAAGGCGTTAAACGTATTCAACCTGACCTGGAAGCAGGTGATGCGATGGAGCCCCATGCCACGCGGACCCATCAAGTGCAGGGTCACCTGCTGGTCGCCGATGACTTGCCGGACATCCGTCGCCTGATCGGCCATCTGGTGGAAAGCGCCGGGGCGCAAGTCAGTTACGCGCAAAATGGCGCGGAGGCGGTTCGTATTGTATCTGAGGCTGCGCAATCGGATAACCCTATCGACCTGGTGATCATGGACATGCATATGCCGGTGCTGGATGGACACTCCGCCACCCGCGAACTGCGTCGCCGCGGCCACGAAACGCCTGTCCTGGCGCTAACCGCCGCCACCATGCGCGGTGAACGGGAACGCTGTCTGGCCAGCGGCTGTACCGATCATTTGAGCAAGCCGGTCAACGTCAATCAGCTATTCACATTGATTGAGCGCCATCTACCGAGCACACAAACCAGGTCGCCCTCCTTATTGCTGGTGGAAGATAATGCGGACGCGAGCGCCGCCACCGCGGCCCTGCTGGAGCACCTGGGCTGGCGCGTACACTGCGCCGCAAACGGCGCCGAAGCGCTGGAAATGGCGGAGAGAATAAGGCCTTCTGCGGTCGTACTGGATTTGAATCTTCCCGATACTGACGGCTACAGTCTGGCTCGAAAAATTCGCGACCAAGGCCTTGCAGACGCCCGCCTCATTGCATTAAGCGGTTATGCAGAGGATAAACGTCGCTCTTCAGAGGCAGGGTTTCAGCACCACTTAATGAAGCCGGTTTCTCTGGGCGAGCTGACAGCCGTGCTCCCCGCCAAAAGCTCACTCTGA